A window from Flammeovirgaceae bacterium encodes these proteins:
- a CDS encoding glycosyltransferase, translating into MMAFFTVVMAGYLLLLLLLAYGWNRMPTPSAVAKGTKGMHRMISVVVPFRNEANQLHHLIRSLTELEYPADRFEAIFVNDHSEDNSLEVVRSLVHDKPNFFLVGLEDGHRGKKAAIAFGVERANGEVIATTDADCSVPGQWLQAINASFDEEGTRMVWGGVRLQGHTFFSALQAMEFSSLIGAGAATLSLGFFTMCNGANMAFRKQSFEAVNGYEGNVQVPSGDDEFLARKILGAFPRSARFLKTRKAIVISRPAPNLKAFVHQRLRWAGKWRYNPSWPARVLAVHILLAQVAFIGLLFMAGFADGPRWPVLSLIGAKICLEAAVVYPVARFLEARWPWAAFGLLQLMYPFYVIGIGVMSQGMDYRWKGRSLSHKM; encoded by the coding sequence ATGATGGCATTCTTCACGGTCGTGATGGCCGGTTATTTATTGCTCTTGCTGTTGCTGGCCTACGGATGGAACCGTATGCCCACTCCTTCGGCCGTTGCGAAAGGCACGAAAGGCATGCACCGGATGATCTCCGTTGTCGTGCCCTTTCGCAACGAGGCCAACCAGTTGCACCATTTGATCAGGTCGCTCACGGAATTGGAATATCCTGCCGACCGTTTTGAAGCCATTTTTGTCAACGACCATTCGGAAGATAATTCACTGGAGGTAGTCCGGTCATTGGTGCACGATAAGCCCAATTTTTTTCTTGTAGGGTTGGAAGATGGCCACAGGGGCAAGAAGGCCGCCATCGCCTTTGGCGTTGAGAGGGCCAATGGCGAAGTGATAGCCACCACCGATGCGGATTGTTCCGTCCCTGGCCAATGGCTTCAGGCCATCAACGCCTCATTTGACGAGGAAGGTACCCGTATGGTATGGGGCGGGGTGCGGTTGCAAGGCCATACTTTTTTTTCAGCGTTGCAGGCGATGGAGTTTTCAAGCCTGATCGGTGCCGGTGCGGCTACCTTGTCGCTTGGTTTTTTCACCATGTGCAACGGGGCCAACATGGCTTTTCGCAAGCAATCGTTTGAAGCCGTAAATGGTTACGAGGGGAACGTGCAGGTGCCTTCGGGCGATGACGAGTTCCTGGCAAGGAAAATATTGGGGGCGTTTCCCCGGTCGGCCCGTTTTTTGAAAACCCGGAAAGCGATTGTCATTTCGCGTCCTGCCCCCAACCTTAAGGCGTTTGTCCACCAACGGCTACGGTGGGCGGGGAAATGGCGGTACAACCCCTCCTGGCCAGCCCGGGTGTTGGCCGTCCACATCCTTTTGGCCCAGGTGGCATTCATCGGCCTTTTGTTTATGGCGGGCTTTGCGGATGGCCCGCGGTGGCCGGTGCTGTCCCTGATAGGGGCAAAAATATGCCTTGAGGCGGCAGTCGTTTATCCGGTGGCCCGGTTCCTGGAGGCACGATGGCCGTGGGCGGCCTTTGGCCTATTGCAATTAATGTATCCGTTTTACGTTATTGGGATAGGGGTGATGTCGCAAGGCATGGACTACCGATGGAAGGGCAGAAGTTTATCACATAAAATGTGA
- the ruvC gene encoding crossover junction endodeoxyribonuclease RuvC has protein sequence MGKKVVKEKIILGLDPGTNIMGYGIILARPLGLSLLQFGVIHLSKFDSHELRLKKIFDRVLSILDEFSPDEVALEAPFYGKNVQSMLKLGRAQGVAMSAALSRGIPIVEYAPKKVKQSVTGNGNASKEQVARMLMGLFKFKETPKLLDATDALAVALCHHYQNGADKGKKGTWATFIKENPGRVK, from the coding sequence ATGGGCAAAAAAGTTGTCAAAGAAAAAATAATCCTTGGCCTTGACCCAGGCACCAACATAATGGGCTATGGGATCATCCTGGCAAGGCCTTTAGGGCTTTCCCTTTTGCAATTTGGGGTCATCCATCTTAGCAAGTTCGACAGCCACGAGCTAAGGTTAAAGAAAATTTTTGACCGGGTGCTTTCCATATTGGATGAATTTAGCCCTGACGAAGTGGCCCTGGAAGCGCCTTTTTATGGCAAGAACGTGCAGTCCATGCTGAAGTTGGGGCGTGCCCAGGGGGTGGCCATGTCCGCGGCCCTCAGCAGGGGCATACCCATCGTGGAGTATGCGCCAAAAAAAGTAAAACAATCGGTAACGGGGAACGGCAATGCCAGCAAGGAACAGGTGGCCAGGATGCTGATGGGCCTTTTTAAGTTTAAAGAAACGCCCAAGCTGTTGGATGCCACGGACGCCCTCGCTGTGGCCTTGTGCCACCATTATCAAAACGGGGCCGACAAGGGCAAGAAGGGGACCTGGGCCACCTTTATTAAGGAAAATCCCGGCCGGGTAAAATAA
- the wecB gene encoding UDP-N-acetylglucosamine 2-epimerase (non-hydrolyzing): MKIALIAGARPNFMKIAPIIKAIRVANKAKSTISYRLVHTGQHYDDKLSKVFFEELEIPEPDVNLGAGSGTQAEQTARIMVEFERDLQANPADLVVVVGDVNSTLACTVVAKKLNTRVAHVEGGIRSWDMSMPEEVNRMVTDALADYFFTTSKVANDNLAKTGVPQDRIFFVGNTMIDSLLTHLTKIRKPALWDENRLMEKNYLVLTLHRPSNVDSLQNFEKLIGAIDDGAGMPVIFPVHPRTLKNYNRLAVAPRFVVPTAPLSYLEFIYLIKNAKGAITDSGGVQEETTVLGVPCLTLRNNTERPETVTLGTNEMIGESTEKLANALARLKEGKWKKGAIPELWDGRTAERIVNILQGLD, translated from the coding sequence ATGAAAATTGCGCTAATAGCCGGGGCCAGGCCTAATTTTATGAAGATAGCACCCATCATTAAGGCGATTAGGGTGGCAAACAAGGCAAAAAGCACCATTTCCTACCGGCTGGTCCACACCGGCCAGCACTATGACGACAAACTGAGCAAGGTTTTTTTTGAGGAGCTGGAAATCCCCGAACCCGATGTAAACCTGGGTGCCGGGTCGGGCACGCAGGCGGAACAAACGGCCAGGATCATGGTAGAATTTGAACGTGACCTACAGGCCAACCCGGCCGACCTGGTGGTGGTGGTTGGCGATGTGAACTCGACCTTGGCCTGCACCGTGGTGGCCAAAAAACTGAACACCAGGGTGGCGCACGTGGAGGGGGGCATCCGTTCATGGGACATGTCCATGCCCGAAGAGGTCAACCGCATGGTAACGGATGCTTTGGCCGACTACTTTTTTACCACCTCCAAGGTGGCCAATGACAACCTGGCAAAAACAGGGGTCCCACAAGACCGGATTTTCTTTGTGGGGAACACCATGATCGATTCCCTCTTGACCCACCTCACCAAAATAAGGAAGCCCGCCCTGTGGGATGAAAACCGGCTGATGGAAAAAAATTACCTTGTCCTCACCCTGCACCGGCCCTCCAATGTAGACAGCCTTCAAAACTTTGAAAAGCTGATTGGGGCAATTGACGATGGCGCGGGCATGCCCGTGATCTTTCCGGTGCACCCGCGAACGCTTAAGAACTACAACCGGTTGGCCGTTGCGCCCAGGTTTGTGGTCCCCACTGCCCCGCTGAGCTATTTGGAGTTTATCTACCTCATTAAAAATGCCAAAGGGGCCATCACCGATTCCGGTGGCGTGCAGGAAGAAACAACGGTGCTGGGCGTCCCGTGCCTTACCTTGAGGAACAACACGGAGAGGCCGGAGACCGTGACGCTGGGGACAAACGAAATGATTGGCGAAAGCACCGAAAAGTTGGCCAATGCCCTGGCACGGCTGAAGGAAGGCAAATGGAAAAAAGGGGCCATACCCGAATTGTGGGACGGCCGTACCGCAGAGAGGATCGTGAACATCCTGCAGGGATTGGATTGA
- a CDS encoding methyltransferase: MVKAFNGWNNRWSKSRRYQKTWEFMARSIEGKRTVLDIGTQNEFSKLLAEKGLMVVNTKGEDLDQNPETIATYDTEVATAFEIFEHLLNPLGVLKEIKAETLFASIPLSLWFAKAYRNKADQWDQHFHEFEDWQFDWLLEKGGWQIIRREKWTSPVFIPGIRPLLRLFTPRYYIVEARRKK, translated from the coding sequence ATGGTCAAAGCATTCAATGGTTGGAACAACCGGTGGTCCAAGTCAAGGCGCTACCAAAAGACCTGGGAATTTATGGCCCGCTCCATTGAAGGAAAACGCACGGTGTTGGACATCGGTACCCAAAACGAATTTTCAAAACTGCTGGCCGAAAAAGGCCTTATGGTCGTAAACACAAAAGGGGAAGACCTTGACCAAAACCCTGAAACCATTGCCACTTACGATACTGAAGTTGCCACGGCATTTGAAATATTTGAGCACCTGCTAAACCCATTGGGCGTTTTAAAAGAGATCAAGGCGGAAACGCTCTTTGCCAGCATACCCCTATCCTTATGGTTTGCCAAAGCCTATCGGAACAAGGCTGACCAATGGGACCAACACTTTCATGAATTTGAAGACTGGCAATTTGATTGGCTTCTTGAAAAAGGAGGTTGGCAAATTATACGAAGGGAAAAGTGGACCAGTCCGGTATTTATACCTGGCATACGGCCCCTCCTCCGCTTGTTCACCCCCCGGTACTATATTGTGGAAGCCAGAAGGAAAAAATGA
- a CDS encoding oligosaccharide flippase family protein: MGIVFRQSAVTTIISYCGVAIGYVNLLYLYPKFLEPGQIGLMRTIQDAAILFTPFAQFGLAQSIVRYYPKLVTGKTPSGSFIRLMLLLALAGFGIFFVAFKVFEAPILSYFEANAHEIIGYSSLVLWLTLILLVMAILEAYSRSLLKTIVPNLLREIVARVLLALLVSLYFTGYLNFHQFIIGTALAYLVCLGILTAYLWKIGELQLSQSLGHLDKTEIPGLLKYSLLSFAGMAGLIIIGKVDSIMVTGLLGLTANAIYTTAFYMATVIEVPKRALMQITMPLISRAFEKNDLADIQNIYKKTSINQFIVGALILIGIWANLHNIFSLMPNGKIYDAGKYVVIVIGLGKLIDMLFGPSSEIIVLSKYYGFNIVLILLLAVFIVVSNNLLIPRYGIEGAAIGSAVALVLFNLLKYLFIFVKLKMQPFGMATVKVLGIAAIAIGCNYLVPRIGNVFTDILIRSAAITIIYGSLVILSKASPDGNQVFNKVLGFVGLKQ, encoded by the coding sequence ATGGGCATAGTCTTTCGTCAAAGTGCGGTCACCACCATCATCTCTTACTGCGGGGTGGCCATTGGGTATGTCAATTTGCTTTACCTCTATCCCAAATTCCTGGAACCCGGCCAGATAGGGCTGATGCGCACCATACAGGATGCCGCCATATTGTTCACCCCCTTCGCGCAGTTTGGCCTGGCGCAAAGCATTGTCAGGTACTACCCTAAATTGGTGACCGGAAAAACGCCCTCCGGCAGCTTTATCCGGCTTATGTTGCTCCTGGCCCTGGCCGGCTTTGGTATCTTCTTCGTTGCCTTCAAGGTATTCGAGGCCCCCATCCTCTCCTACTTTGAAGCCAATGCCCATGAAATCATTGGTTACTCCTCCCTGGTATTGTGGCTCACGCTTATCCTTTTGGTCATGGCCATACTGGAGGCCTACTCCAGGTCTTTGCTCAAAACCATAGTGCCCAACCTACTGCGCGAGATTGTGGCCAGGGTACTGCTTGCGCTTTTGGTCTCCCTGTATTTTACCGGGTACCTAAACTTCCACCAGTTTATCATTGGCACAGCCCTTGCCTACCTTGTGTGCCTGGGCATATTAACGGCCTATCTATGGAAGATAGGCGAGCTGCAACTTTCCCAAAGCCTGGGCCACCTGGACAAAACGGAAATACCCGGCCTGCTGAAATACAGCCTGCTGAGCTTTGCCGGCATGGCAGGGCTTATCATCATCGGCAAAGTGGACAGCATTATGGTCACGGGCCTACTCGGGCTTACGGCCAATGCCATCTACACCACTGCGTTTTATATGGCCACCGTCATCGAAGTGCCCAAGAGGGCTTTGATGCAAATTACCATGCCGCTTATATCCAGGGCATTTGAAAAAAACGACCTGGCGGACATCCAAAACATATACAAAAAAACCTCCATCAACCAGTTCATCGTGGGGGCACTTATCCTTATTGGCATTTGGGCCAACCTGCACAACATCTTTTCCCTCATGCCAAATGGGAAAATCTACGATGCAGGCAAGTATGTGGTGATCGTTATTGGCCTGGGCAAACTGATCGACATGCTGTTTGGCCCAAGCAGCGAAATCATCGTGCTGTCCAAATATTACGGATTCAACATCGTGTTGATTTTGTTGTTGGCTGTTTTTATTGTGGTGTCCAATAATTTGCTCATTCCCCGGTATGGCATTGAGGGAGCGGCCATCGGGTCCGCGGTGGCCCTTGTTCTTTTTAACCTCCTCAAGTACCTGTTCATTTTTGTGAAATTAAAAATGCAACCTTTTGGCATGGCCACTGTAAAAGTACTGGGCATCGCTGCCATAGCCATAGGGTGCAATTACCTTGTTCCTAGGATAGGAAACGTGTTCACCGACATCCTCATACGCTCGGCCGCCATTACCATTATATATGGCTCCCTGGTCATCCTTTCAAAAGCATCCCCGGATGGGAACCAGGTATTCAATAAGGTGCTGGGCTTTGTTGGGTTGAAACAATGA
- a CDS encoding glycosyl transferase, whose product MENKKVLIITYYWPPSGGSGVQRWLKFVKYLSRLGWEPYVFAPENPSFAIRDQSLEKDVPGSVEVIKLPIWEPYQLFFKVQRLLGKKEIKPTDFISTGKKGFLQMVSSWVRGNFFIPDARVFWVKPSVTFLTDFVQSNHIERIVTTGPPHSIHLIGQRLKKKLPSILWLADFRDPWSEWDLLGTLSLTAWARRKHRKLEYSVLSQADHVVTIAPYHVCRFQSLGNRKVELITNGFDEEDFAGIQRARTKKFTIRHIGIVDGLRDPRPVMHAIKEMVLHSAELQDKIAIEFIGNVNSEFKSGVEQDEILSPITRFVGHVPHSGLLGIYGKTDLQLLVLAHTAIAPGNLPGKFFEYLASGNPILAIGPVDGDAAGVLKETRAGVIHERGDQEAIKSSLQGFYADWKEGKENPGRDITRYSRRELTGQLAKLLATPEETTKKE is encoded by the coding sequence ATGGAAAATAAAAAGGTCCTCATCATTACCTACTATTGGCCGCCAAGCGGGGGAAGTGGCGTGCAACGGTGGCTGAAGTTTGTAAAGTACCTCTCCCGCCTGGGGTGGGAGCCTTATGTGTTTGCCCCGGAAAACCCCTCCTTTGCCATCCGTGACCAATCTTTGGAAAAGGATGTCCCGGGCTCCGTGGAGGTGATCAAGCTCCCCATTTGGGAACCCTATCAGTTGTTCTTCAAGGTTCAGCGGTTATTGGGCAAAAAGGAAATCAAACCAACTGACTTCATTTCTACCGGTAAGAAGGGTTTCTTGCAAATGGTAAGCTCATGGGTCCGTGGCAACTTTTTCATCCCCGATGCGCGCGTATTTTGGGTGAAGCCTTCGGTAACCTTTCTTACTGATTTTGTTCAATCCAACCATATTGAGCGGATCGTGACAACAGGCCCACCGCACAGTATCCATCTGATCGGCCAGCGCCTGAAAAAAAAATTGCCTTCGATATTGTGGTTGGCCGACTTTCGCGACCCCTGGAGCGAGTGGGACCTGTTGGGTACGTTGTCCTTGACGGCTTGGGCCAGGCGCAAACACCGGAAACTGGAGTACTCGGTATTGTCGCAGGCCGACCACGTGGTCACGATCGCGCCCTACCATGTCTGCAGGTTTCAATCCCTTGGAAACCGCAAAGTGGAATTGATCACCAACGGGTTTGACGAAGAGGATTTTGCCGGCATCCAGCGCGCCCGGACCAAAAAGTTTACCATCAGGCATATTGGCATAGTGGATGGGCTGCGCGACCCGAGGCCGGTAATGCATGCCATTAAGGAAATGGTATTGCACAGTGCCGAATTGCAAGATAAGATAGCCATTGAGTTTATAGGCAATGTAAATTCCGAATTTAAGTCCGGGGTTGAACAGGATGAAATCCTTTCGCCCATCACCCGGTTTGTAGGCCATGTGCCGCACAGCGGGTTGTTGGGCATTTACGGAAAAACCGATTTGCAATTGCTGGTGCTGGCCCATACGGCCATTGCCCCGGGGAATTTGCCGGGTAAGTTTTTTGAATACCTGGCCTCCGGCAACCCCATTTTGGCCATTGGCCCTGTTGACGGGGATGCGGCCGGGGTGTTGAAGGAAACCCGTGCGGGCGTGATACATGAGAGGGGGGACCAGGAGGCCATCAAATCCTCCCTTCAGGGTTTTTATGCCGACTGGAAAGAAGGCAAGGAAAACCCGGGGCGCGACATAACCCGGTATTCGCGCAGGGAACTTACGGGGCAATTGGCGAAACTATTGGCCACTCCTGAAGAAACCACCAAAAAGGAGTAG
- the miaA gene encoding tRNA (adenosine(37)-N6)-dimethylallyltransferase MiaA — translation MSGIERKRLIVIVGPTAVGKTNLAIRLAKSLPSEIISADSRQLYKEMTIGTAKPTARERAEIVHHFIDEVPLERPYDAGRYGREALDLIDKVFQAKDTLILCGGSGLYVKAVLEGFDDMPEVPGALRQQIIEEYRAKGLGWLQQQVKESDPDYFDEVDPHNPQRLMRAMEVFRSSGLPASSFRKKKKRRLPFDVVKVGLEMDRERLYQRIDQRVDDMMRNGLVEEAKALYPRKSLNALQTVGYQELFGYFDGLYGLEEAVRLLKRNSRRYAKRQLTWFKRDTEINWFRPGQFEDILDFVNGK, via the coding sequence ATGTCTGGCATTGAGCGGAAACGGTTGATCGTAATTGTGGGGCCCACGGCCGTAGGCAAGACAAATTTGGCCATTCGTTTGGCCAAAAGCCTGCCTTCCGAAATTATTTCTGCCGACTCAAGGCAGCTTTACAAGGAAATGACCATTGGTACCGCCAAGCCCACGGCCAGGGAGCGTGCCGAAATCGTCCACCATTTTATTGATGAGGTGCCCCTGGAAAGGCCTTACGATGCAGGCCGGTATGGCCGGGAAGCACTTGACCTCATCGACAAGGTTTTTCAAGCAAAAGATACCCTGATTTTGTGTGGTGGGTCGGGGCTGTATGTAAAGGCCGTACTGGAAGGGTTTGATGATATGCCGGAAGTGCCCGGGGCGCTCCGCCAGCAAATCATTGAAGAATACCGGGCCAAAGGGCTGGGCTGGCTGCAACAGCAGGTAAAAGAAAGCGACCCGGATTATTTTGACGAGGTGGACCCCCACAACCCCCAGCGGCTGATGCGTGCGATGGAGGTGTTCAGGTCATCCGGGTTGCCGGCCAGTTCGTTTCGAAAGAAGAAAAAACGCAGGCTTCCATTTGACGTGGTAAAAGTTGGCCTGGAGATGGATAGGGAAAGGCTTTACCAACGGATTGACCAGCGTGTGGACGACATGATGCGTAACGGGTTGGTGGAAGAAGCCAAGGCACTGTACCCCAGGAAGTCGTTAAATGCCCTGCAAACGGTAGGCTATCAGGAGTTGTTTGGGTATTTTGATGGCCTTTATGGTTTGGAAGAAGCGGTAAGGCTGCTGAAAAGGAACTCCCGAAGGTATGCCAAGCGCCAACTGACATGGTTTAAAAGGGACACGGAAATCAATTGGTTTCGGCCAGGGCAGTTTGAAGACATACTGGATTTTGTGAATGGAAAATAA
- a CDS encoding MBL fold metallo-hydrolase, producing MKVTFLGTGTSQGVPVIACDCGVCQSLDYRDKRLRSSVLIEAGNQSLVIDTGPDFRQQMLRERRQKLDFVLFTHSHKDHTAGLDDVRAFNFKQEMDMPLYGTAPVLKQLKAEYYYAFLEKKYPGTPQLQLNEIDENPFQVNAVNITPLPVTHLHMPVLGFRIGVFSYITDAKHIPEETFARLEGTRVLVLNALQKEPHISHFNLEEAIAVAKKVGAGKTYFTHISHKMGRHQEVAEQLPPSIELAYDGLAISL from the coding sequence ATGAAGGTAACCTTTCTTGGAACGGGAACATCGCAGGGCGTGCCCGTAATCGCCTGCGATTGCGGGGTCTGCCAGTCCCTGGACTATCGCGACAAACGCCTTCGGAGCTCGGTCCTTATTGAGGCCGGCAACCAAAGCCTGGTTATTGACACCGGCCCAGACTTCAGGCAGCAAATGCTGAGGGAGCGCAGGCAAAAACTGGATTTCGTCCTCTTCACCCATAGCCACAAAGACCACACTGCCGGCCTTGACGATGTGAGGGCCTTTAACTTCAAGCAGGAAATGGACATGCCTTTGTACGGCACCGCCCCGGTATTGAAACAGCTTAAGGCCGAATACTACTACGCCTTTCTCGAAAAGAAATACCCCGGCACCCCCCAGCTTCAGTTGAACGAAATCGATGAAAACCCTTTTCAGGTCAACGCTGTAAACATTACGCCCTTGCCCGTAACCCATTTGCACATGCCCGTCCTGGGTTTCAGGATCGGGGTGTTCAGTTACATTACGGATGCCAAACACATCCCGGAGGAAACCTTTGCCCGGCTGGAAGGGACACGCGTATTGGTGCTCAATGCATTGCAAAAGGAACCGCACATCTCCCACTTCAACCTTGAAGAAGCCATTGCCGTGGCCAAAAAAGTAGGTGCAGGAAAAACCTATTTCACCCACATCAGCCACAAGATGGGACGCCACCAGGAGGTGGCCGAACAACTGCCCCCTTCCATAGAACTTGCCTATGATGGCCTGGCCATTTCCTTGTAG
- a CDS encoding DUF814 domain-containing protein, whose amino-acid sequence MHNNFYLLRQLVPELNEKLTGHAVVSCFSQNKDELIIGFDNGDGPFFIKAQLHPFPCLTFPGHFNRARKNSVDLFGELILKKVTGTTQFDNERSFSINVENGYSLVFKMHGHHANILLAKGQQVVKIFRNQFTADKDIVPSGLHRTIDWGKDFFVQNRDKLKQAYFTLGKTVWEYLDARGFNTLGHDQRWELLNETVKQLEAPTYYITKQNGQIRLSLLNHGEVLKVFAHPIEALNEFFHQHHTTGALHKEKTRMQKKLIATIGMCGNYMAKNRKKLDETILDAPYKSWADILMANLHQVEKGSKKVQVMGFDGKEVTIPLKPGLNAQQNAQVFYRKAKNQEIEIKKLSGAMVQKENEMEAARQQLVQLEEAGTWAEFKLLFKGPKTKAKKESEPPFHQVGYMGYKIWIGKNAQNNDLLTLKYAHKDDLWLHAKDVSGSHVVVKNQAGKAIPKEVVVRAAELAAYNSKRKTESLCPVAYTFKKNVRKRKGDPAGAVVVEHEEVILVTPRL is encoded by the coding sequence ATGCACAACAATTTTTATTTGTTGCGGCAACTCGTCCCGGAGCTTAACGAAAAGCTTACCGGCCATGCGGTGGTATCGTGCTTTAGCCAAAACAAGGACGAACTTATCATCGGGTTCGACAATGGGGATGGGCCGTTTTTCATAAAGGCACAATTGCACCCATTCCCCTGTCTTACCTTCCCCGGCCATTTTAACCGTGCCCGGAAAAACAGCGTTGACCTTTTTGGCGAATTGATCCTTAAAAAAGTTACCGGTACTACCCAGTTTGACAACGAGAGGAGCTTCTCCATCAATGTGGAAAACGGCTACTCGTTGGTTTTCAAAATGCATGGCCACCATGCCAATATCCTCCTCGCAAAAGGCCAGCAGGTAGTCAAAATTTTCCGTAATCAATTTACCGCTGACAAGGACATCGTTCCCAGTGGCCTGCACCGCACCATCGATTGGGGCAAGGACTTCTTTGTGCAGAACCGGGACAAGCTAAAACAGGCCTACTTCACCCTGGGCAAAACGGTATGGGAATACCTTGACGCCAGGGGCTTCAATACCCTTGGACATGACCAAAGATGGGAATTGCTGAACGAAACGGTAAAGCAATTGGAAGCACCCACTTACTACATCACAAAGCAAAACGGCCAAATACGGTTGTCCCTTTTAAACCATGGCGAGGTGTTGAAGGTATTTGCCCATCCCATTGAAGCCCTCAATGAATTCTTCCATCAGCACCACACCACCGGGGCCTTGCATAAGGAAAAAACCAGAATGCAAAAGAAGTTGATTGCCACCATCGGCATGTGTGGGAACTACATGGCCAAAAACAGGAAAAAACTGGACGAAACCATCCTTGACGCCCCGTACAAATCCTGGGCGGACATCCTAATGGCCAACCTTCATCAGGTTGAAAAAGGGAGCAAAAAAGTACAGGTAATGGGCTTTGACGGAAAAGAGGTCACCATCCCGCTAAAGCCGGGCTTAAACGCACAACAAAACGCACAGGTGTTTTACCGGAAAGCCAAAAACCAGGAAATAGAAATCAAAAAACTATCGGGGGCCATGGTCCAAAAGGAAAATGAAATGGAGGCTGCCCGCCAGCAGCTTGTGCAATTGGAGGAGGCGGGCACATGGGCCGAGTTCAAATTGCTTTTCAAAGGGCCCAAGACAAAAGCCAAAAAAGAGTCCGAGCCCCCCTTCCACCAGGTAGGGTACATGGGCTACAAAATCTGGATTGGCAAAAATGCCCAGAACAACGATTTGCTCACCCTGAAGTACGCGCACAAGGATGACCTGTGGCTGCACGCCAAGGATGTTTCGGGCTCGCACGTGGTGGTAAAAAACCAGGCGGGCAAGGCCATCCCGAAAGAAGTGGTGGTGAGGGCCGCTGAACTGGCCGCTTACAATTCCAAAAGGAAAACAGAATCGCTTTGCCCGGTGGCCTACACTTTCAAAAAAAATGTTAGAAAAAGAAAAGGCGATCCTGCAGGAGCGGTGGTGGTGGAGCACGAGGAAGTCATTTTGGTCACGCCCCGGCTTTAA
- a CDS encoding serine hydrolase: MKVVKRFGVLFLFGAVILLLIPACESTYLGRWVAWNFSDIEDYKKFPYREVSNASPVFNFAVAAAPKVNTVSYQYKGKDYKKPIADFIDQTGTTAFIIIKNDTILFEGYGNGYTRSSINTSFSIAKSITSMLVGIAIDEGAINSTNDPITMYIPELLESDEQIKEVSLANLLMMQSGFYYRDHDLVWGDKPKNYYHPCLRSRTLKVKMDEPPGERWQYMGYNPILCGIILERVTGGSVSNYFENKIWSGLGMEFPASWSIDSEEGQMEKMESGVNGRAIDFAKLGRLMLLDGNWEGKQIISKAWVKECTSLEGSIKAWDGVHYKNFWWIYPANEKHPVSYAATGHLGQFIFVSPSEQTIIVRFGKDMGKVDSWIKIFRHMATQVAR; this comes from the coding sequence ATGAAAGTTGTAAAACGATTTGGGGTACTTTTTTTATTTGGAGCAGTTATCCTATTGCTTATTCCAGCTTGTGAATCGACCTACCTGGGAAGGTGGGTGGCATGGAATTTTTCTGACATCGAGGATTATAAAAAATTCCCGTACCGTGAAGTGAGCAATGCGAGCCCTGTATTCAATTTTGCTGTTGCCGCTGCGCCAAAAGTGAATACTGTTTCCTATCAATACAAAGGCAAGGACTACAAAAAGCCAATTGCTGATTTTATAGACCAAACCGGGACCACAGCCTTCATTATTATCAAAAACGATACTATTTTGTTTGAAGGGTACGGGAATGGCTACACACGCTCTTCTATCAACACTTCATTTTCGATAGCGAAATCAATTACTTCAATGTTGGTTGGGATTGCAATTGATGAAGGCGCAATCAACAGTACGAATGATCCTATCACAATGTATATCCCGGAGTTGCTTGAAAGCGATGAGCAAATTAAAGAGGTTTCATTGGCCAATTTGTTGATGATGCAATCAGGCTTCTATTACCGTGATCATGATTTGGTTTGGGGTGATAAGCCCAAAAATTACTACCATCCCTGCTTGCGAAGTCGTACGCTAAAAGTAAAGATGGATGAACCACCAGGCGAACGTTGGCAATACATGGGATACAATCCCATTTTGTGTGGAATTATATTAGAGCGAGTAACTGGAGGATCAGTATCCAATTATTTTGAAAATAAGATTTGGAGCGGACTTGGAATGGAGTTTCCCGCTTCATGGAGTATTGATAGTGAAGAAGGGCAAATGGAAAAGATGGAAAGCGGAGTCAATGGTAGGGCTATTGATTTTGCAAAGCTTGGGCGGCTAATGCTTTTAGATGGTAACTGGGAGGGAAAGCAAATTATCTCAAAGGCATGGGTAAAAGAGTGTACAAGTCTCGAGGGGAGTATAAAAGCTTGGGATGGTGTTCATTATAAAAATTTTTGGTGGATATACCCTGCCAATGAAAAACATCCCGTTTCGTATGCAGCCACTGGGCACCTCGGGCAGTTTATTTTTGTGTCCCCCAGTGAGCAAACGATTATTGTCCGGTTTGGAAAGGATATGGGAAAGGTTGATTCCTGGATTAAAATTTTTAGGCACATGGCCACACAAGTGGCCAGGTAA